From the genome of Prunus persica cultivar Lovell chromosome G8, Prunus_persica_NCBIv2, whole genome shotgun sequence:
gagaaaaggaacATTCCGCTTTGTAGTCTGCGATAgaagaatgaaaaagaagTCATCACCTAAAAATCTAATACAAGAGCAAGCTAGTAACAACAGCCAAAACATACAAGACCAAACAAGTAAGGATCTATACTAAAGCCAAATGCAGCTCAATATAGGTCATGAAAATCCAACCATATATTTATCATcctttgtctttttcttcGTTAATTATGTTTTGGGGGTTTTGATTGCCTCTGGAACTATCCGATGGTACAGTCCTTAAAGCAGTTCTATGCCATGGTTTAAATTTATGCatcatttttgttatttatgcAAATTAGTCCTCCAAGAAAACAATATTACGCGTTAAAAATGACTGGAATATAAATTTAccatttttgaaaataaaaaaagtgataaaagaaaagaatgagtAACATACCCGGACAATCTCTTCATAAGTTTCATCATCAATTTCTATAGAAGTAACAACTTCTTCAACATCACCAAGAATCATATTTAAGTGTTGATCATAAGCCTGCAAAGCCAgatttcaaaaaacaaaataagaatcaGACACTAAGCTTTAAAAGCACAAATACTATGCTTTTAAGTACCAATTAACAAAATCAACTGACATAATTGTACACATACAAGAAAATTTCTCATCACCCTCCATCCCTAATGTCATTGCATCAGGTTCAGACAATTGGTCCTTGCATAAAAATCTTCGGAACCAAACATCTTAGTCTTTTTTTCCGTTTCTTTACCACATATTAATTTTCTGATAGAAGAATTCCATTCATTTACACATTTTTTCTTGCAATAGATGCAGTTAGAAGACTAGTGATTCCGATTGGAAATACTTTTGAGGAACATGGAAACAAAGGTGAAATGGAAAAGAGAGATGGTTTGGAAAGCATCAGTGATTGGCTTAGCATAACTCTTACGACAATTTTGGTGCTGGCTAAGAAGTATTGTTTGGTCAAAAAGACAACTAAATAATACTGGGATGAGTTGACTAGACAATACATTTGGAAGCTTAGCGCTCGATCTAGGTAGAGCATATAACGCTCGACCTAATCCTAGGTTCAATAAAGATGAGTTCACAAGTAGAAGTGCCATACTTAACATTGATTTCAAAtgcataatttaaaatttgaaatcagTAATAAGAAAAGTGAGGATTTACCTCTGGAAAAATCATAAAGATGGCTACAGAATTCTTATACAACCACACAATTGCGGAGAATACAGTAGAGTATAATTTCATGCTATGCTAAAGCACACAGCAATCGAAACCATCGttcaactttttgttttcttttttttttttaagagaataCTCAACAATTAAACTATATGGTAACCACCAACTGAATCATTGCCCTAATCAACATAGTGTCAAAGTACCCATTGTAAATTTCTTTCCATATTCAAAATGCAGTACATAAAAACTAGCTCAAACCTTCAaaggaaaatacaaaaattcaaaaaaaattcaaaaaaaaaaaaaacaccttaACGCATACCATAAGAAAGCAACCCTAATTTAATTTCCATTGAAGACGTAAACACTAAAGTAGCATACTATAAACCCtaactttcttttgtctttttttgtttttttatttttttgtttttttggtttgttccTCCCGAATCTTAAACCCTAATTCGAACACCCCAGAAAGTAGGTAAAACCTAATTTAGAACAGAGTGAGAGACATGGAAGGCTGTGGAGACGTACATGGAGTTTACCGCGGAGCTCACGGTCGGAGCGGAGCTTGACGTAGATGCGCTCGTCGAGGCTCAGCCTTATCAGATCCAACGGCTCCTTCACGGCGCTCTCTTCCTCACTCGCCATCTTTTCAGTTTGCTCTTAATCCAAATGGGTTTGGTAAAATATGCGGGTAGCTGAGCAGAGGGATTCCCTAGAtcctctctctgtttctctgtaTTGTTTGATTGTAGTTGCCGGGCCTGCGTGCCACTGGGTTGTTGCTAGCTTGGGCCTTCGGCCTTTGTATGCCTTTTTGTCTTTGTCTTGCAATGAAATTGCCTTTGGGccgaaataaaaaaacaagaataagctccattattgtttgttttgtacCTTGTTCGTAGTCAAATAACctttctaaaatatttatataaaataatttttacttCACTTGTGTCATGTCATCATACCTAAACAAATTGTTTGACAATCTTGACGGATGCGAGTGAATTAAGGGGTTAAGTGAGATTCAACTCTGAGTTGCAAAACAATAGTTAAGTCAAAGGAATGAGAAGTTCTTATTTTACCCctgacaaataaaaaaatcttatgAAAATAAGCCCTAAAGACGATCATGAGATGTATTATTTAGGGATATTCCGGGCATTAAACATAATTATTCCCACAAATATATGATAAGGGCAAGTTATTCACACATAAttgtatatattaattaaacatataaATGAGTGCATGACTTTTAAGTGGAGCCCAATTCTAacttttaaagattttttgcAAGAAAGTTACTTTTATAGAGTTGACAGAttcttaatgattttttcataCTTTATAAAGTTAAGTGATATACTTTCATATACTTTTATCATAGAGTTTTACATACTTTTATCtactcttttttaaaaaataaaaatatatatatttactagCCTCTCCACAAGCCCTTCCGCGCTTGAGATAAACTTTTGGAtctattatctgaattttcttttaattttaattttttttaaatgaaaaagtgtgaatttacattaaccaagagcattttctaatattttgaatgttttaccattctctgccttttgctttatatataaatttatgaatagtatttattttttaaaaatatttatcatagaGTAgtataatgaaaaaagaaattgcttctaatatttatgttttgtaAGGTGAATTAACTAGTCCACATATGGAACAGgtagcccaaaaaaaaaaaaaacaattggatACAATTGTGTAAAAGCGAAGAAATATTTTTCCATGTCTAAGAGCTTTTCACTTGAGAATAGTCAAGTATGGAGAAAATAAGGTTGCTGCTGTTGGAGACAACTCAAATACAAGGTGTGTCATCAATATTAtggatttaattagtttagtTTGTAGAGCTGGGTTGTTGCTGGAACGAAGTTGAAATCCTTAAGACCTTCTAGAAGTATACTCTGTTTGGGTGGGAGATACCAATAAAGTGGCATGGTGATAAAGCCTAGCCAAATAACAGCACCAGAATGTAGGGTTAGCTGTAAACCCCAGGATTCTAAGAGCTAAATTGCTGTTGAAGAATGTGAGTTTTGTAACAAAATCATCTGTTCCTACAGATAGGCCTTAAAAATTGCAAAtggaggcaaaaaaaaaaaaattatggaagaAACTAATGCAGTCCCACCATAGCTCTTAGTACGTAGTACTTGTTTCAaacattgaaaagaaaaaaacaagcaaGAAACAACTCATCATCATACCAATTCACATGACGGataatggaagaaaaaaacaaaatcaaattggcAGTGTAGTAGGCCATCTCTTGATAGTACATTGACCAAAGAGGGAGGGGGTCTAGAGACCCAAACATGGTGGCACACCCTCGCAATGGCCAAAGCTACAGCATGATCGAATTCATTGATAAGGTCTTGGGTAAAGTAGCAAGACTTTTGGTGTTAAGAATTAGGcttaaaagtattaaaaagtcATTAATTTTGAAGATACCACAAAacttttaaagattttttaaaatcacaatTGAGTACCAATAAACTTTTAAAGACTATTTAAAAGTCAAAGTTGAATACCTCCAGACTTTTAAACTCATTAAAAGTCAAAGTTGAATACCTCCAGACTTTTAAATTGTCTTTGGGCcgaaagaaacaaacaaaaagaagctccattattgtttgttttgtacCTTGTTTGTAGTCAAATAACatttctaaaatatttatataaaataatttttacttcacttggcttatatgtaagcaaaaaaaaagaaaaaggattaCACTTGTGTCATGTCATCATACTTAACAAATTGTTTGACAATCTTAACGGATGCGAGTGAATTAAGTGGTTAAGTGAGATTCAACTATGAGTTGCAAAATAATAGTTAAGTCAAAGGAATGAGAAGTTCTTATATTAcccttgaaaaataaaaaaaatcatatgaaAATAAGCCCTAAAGGCAATCATGAAATGTATTGTTTAGGGATATTCCAGATATTAAACATAATTATTCCCACTAATATATGATAAGGGCAAGTTATTCATACATAAttgtatatattaattaaacatgTAAATGAGTGCATGACTTTTAAGTGGAGTCTAATTCTAACTTTTAAAGACTTTTTGTAAGTAAGTGACTTTTATAGAGTTGACAGATttttaatgacttttataTACTTTATAAAGTTAAGTGATATACTTTCATATACTTTTATCATAGAGTTTTACATACTTTTATCTActcttaaaaatatatatatatatatatatatatatactagcctctccgcACGCCCTTCCACCCTTgcgatattttttttttaaaaaaattaaatttattttagaattaaaaaagataatgggtagttgtgttccataaaaataggatccattatctgatttttcttttaatttttttttatatgaaaaagtgtgaatttacatTAACCAAGAccattttctaatattttaaatgttttaacattctctgtcttttgttttatatatagatttatgaatagtatttatttttttaaaaatatttatcatagaGTAgtataatgaaaaaagaaattgcttctaatatttatgttttgtaAGGTGAATTAACTAGTCCACATATAGAACAAgtagcccaaaaaaaaaaaaaaccaattggaTACAATTGtgtaaaagcaaagaaatattTTTCCATGTCTAAGAACTTTTCACTTGAGAACAGTCAAGTATGGAGAAAATAAGGTTGCTGCTGTTGGAGGCAACTCAAATACAAGGTGTGCCATCAATATTAtggatttaattagtttagtTTGTAGAGCTGGGTCTTGGGGAAGAAGGGACAGATTATCCGGTTGCTGGAACGAAGTTGAAATCCTCAAGACCTTCTAGAAGTATACTCTGTTTGGGTGGGAGATACCAGTAAAGTGGCATGGTGATAGAGCCTAGCCAAATAACAGCACAAAAATGTAGGGTTAGCTGTAAACCCCAGGATGCTAAGAGCTAACTTGTTGTTGGAGAATTTGAGTTTTGTAACAAAATCATCTGTTCCTACAAATAGGCCTTAAAAATTGCAAAtggaggcaaaaaaaaaatttatggaaGAAACTAATGCAGTCCCACCATAGCTCTTAGTACATAGCAATTGTTTCAagcattgaaaagaaaaaaacaagcaaGAAACGACTCATCATCATAACAATTCACATGACGGataatggaagaaaaaaaacaaaatcaaattggcAGTGTAGTAGGCCATCTCTTGATAGTACACTGACGAAAGAGGGAGGTCCAAACATGGTGGCACACCCTTCCAATGGCCAAAGCTACAACATGATCGAATTCATTGATAAAGTCTTGGGTAAAGTAGCAAGACTTTTGGTGTTAAGAATTAGGTTTAAAAGTATTGAAAAGTCATTCATTTAACAAAGTTTTCAAAAGTCATTAATTTTGAAGATACCA
Proteins encoded in this window:
- the LOC18766595 gene encoding sm-like protein LSM3B — translated: MASEEESAVKEPLDLIRLSLDERIYVKLRSDRELRGKLHAYDQHLNMILGDVEEVVTSIEIDDETYEEIVRTTKRNVPFLFVRGDGVILVSPPLRTA